The following proteins come from a genomic window of Neptunomonas concharum:
- a CDS encoding tetratricopeptide repeat protein → MIFNKNLLPIFTIVSMTLLSGQSSALELSDSPPKKSISVQAQQITPEQLEKINQEVNKKIKCLPINNENDLEDKYQQLRNAKWDLSSMGCGVQYGAELAESGFFNFLEIEQQLTILGDLTEYFSVIHKSYPTLYVPPEIKAELDMRWDKNRAAGMAIISRLEPYWWWLTEFKLLSHAFILSATQHLTEHKDFIRQSQSSLSELNEILEKKPEALDALAPLIVGQTLLALPEFTGGDPIRAIEVLKQGIELSPQNLNLHRWLIEAYVAEREPELAIDALKKAALVSASHQHPQDHSDTLKELVGFALSLEQKELAGYLKYQRKLILEQNPALQQRQEAASLGHGGENPITGKHSDEL, encoded by the coding sequence ATGATTTTCAATAAAAACCTCTTACCAATTTTTACTATTGTTAGTATGACGCTATTATCTGGGCAATCATCTGCTTTAGAGTTATCAGATTCCCCCCCTAAAAAATCTATTTCAGTACAAGCACAACAGATAACGCCTGAGCAATTAGAAAAAATAAATCAAGAGGTTAATAAAAAGATAAAGTGCCTACCAATAAATAACGAAAATGATTTAGAAGATAAATATCAGCAATTGCGCAATGCAAAATGGGATTTATCCAGCATGGGATGTGGTGTCCAGTATGGCGCTGAGCTGGCGGAGTCGGGCTTTTTTAACTTTTTAGAGATAGAGCAACAGTTAACAATTCTCGGAGATCTCACCGAATACTTTTCCGTCATTCACAAAAGTTATCCAACGCTATACGTACCGCCTGAAATTAAAGCAGAACTGGACATGCGCTGGGACAAAAACCGCGCAGCCGGTATGGCAATCATTTCAAGATTAGAACCCTATTGGTGGTGGCTGACAGAATTTAAGCTACTAAGCCACGCCTTCATACTTTCAGCAACACAACATTTGACGGAGCATAAGGACTTTATTAGACAAAGCCAAAGCTCTCTATCTGAGCTCAATGAAATACTGGAAAAAAAACCAGAAGCCCTTGATGCCCTTGCACCTCTTATCGTTGGACAAACTCTTTTGGCATTACCAGAGTTTACAGGCGGTGATCCAATCCGTGCGATTGAAGTACTAAAGCAGGGAATTGAGTTATCGCCTCAAAATCTCAATTTACACCGCTGGCTTATAGAAGCATACGTAGCTGAAAGAGAGCCGGAGCTTGCCATAGATGCACTAAAAAAAGCAGCTCTTGTTTCAGCGTCTCATCAACACCCTCAGGATCACAGTGACACACTCAAAGAACTGGTCGGTTTTGCACTTAGTCTAGAGCAGAAAGAGCTAGCCGGTTACTTAAAGTACCAACGAAAACTAATTTTAGAGCAAAACCCCGCTCTTCAACAGCGCCAAGAAGCCGCCTCTCTGGGCCATGGCGGAGAGAACCCAATTACCGGTAAGCATTCTGACGAGCTATAA
- a CDS encoding parallel beta-helix domain-containing protein, giving the protein MKKITYLVTAIVAMVASTTHSAELRVYADQRIQDAVKQAQPGDTILVEPGLYHETVYIDKPNITLKGEIIDNQYATLDGKGILNDGIISSGHYSIIDGFKVRRYKGNAIMTQGANNFKILNNVVEGAFYGIFPQFGKNGLVAGNTVSGAEDAGIYVGMSDNIDVIGNTAFENVMGLEFENTRNALMRNNRVFNNSAGIALTLVPGLPVKTARGLIVKDNEITNNNLPNFAPPSSIAANVPSGLGLLVVGVDDVTIENNIIKDNAGAGAFIADMLTFGLATDPQTEPYPDEIKVMKNSWTNNGEDPQGVMKDLIESTGNKGYEVIATGKEKKSCILPQENLDSIGTRRWDKCHESMSKADISTAMLPKPAPAPEYTLEQKGRLTYLAVCTGCHAYEGVLHGPSIRSIQALYKEKPSELSKYIISPIRKRDGFPEMPPQAYLGEETIKAISNYILNELE; this is encoded by the coding sequence ATGAAAAAAATAACATATTTAGTAACAGCAATAGTAGCCATGGTGGCATCTACTACACACTCTGCCGAATTAAGAGTTTATGCAGATCAACGAATCCAAGATGCCGTTAAACAAGCCCAACCAGGGGATACCATACTTGTTGAACCAGGCTTATACCATGAAACAGTATATATCGATAAGCCTAACATCACCCTGAAAGGTGAAATTATAGATAACCAGTACGCCACACTCGACGGTAAAGGTATTCTAAATGACGGCATCATATCCTCTGGTCACTACAGTATCATCGATGGGTTTAAGGTCAGAAGATATAAAGGCAATGCGATAATGACTCAAGGCGCTAATAATTTCAAAATTCTGAATAACGTCGTGGAAGGTGCTTTTTATGGGATCTTCCCTCAATTTGGAAAAAATGGATTAGTCGCCGGTAATACAGTAAGCGGAGCTGAAGATGCAGGAATTTATGTTGGGATGAGCGACAATATTGATGTAATAGGCAATACTGCCTTTGAGAATGTAATGGGACTAGAGTTCGAGAATACCCGTAACGCACTCATGCGTAATAACAGGGTTTTTAATAATTCAGCAGGCATTGCACTCACTCTAGTTCCAGGACTACCGGTTAAAACTGCACGAGGCCTGATAGTAAAAGACAATGAAATAACCAACAATAACCTGCCAAACTTTGCGCCACCCAGTTCAATTGCAGCAAATGTTCCCTCAGGCTTGGGGCTACTTGTAGTAGGCGTAGATGATGTAACTATTGAAAATAACATAATCAAAGATAACGCAGGAGCAGGCGCATTTATTGCTGATATGCTGACGTTTGGCCTTGCAACGGACCCTCAAACAGAACCTTATCCCGACGAAATTAAGGTAATGAAAAACTCATGGACTAATAACGGCGAAGACCCTCAAGGTGTTATGAAGGACCTGATTGAGTCTACTGGTAACAAAGGATATGAAGTCATAGCGACAGGAAAAGAAAAGAAGAGCTGCATCCTCCCACAAGAAAACCTTGATAGCATAGGCACCCGCCGTTGGGATAAATGCCATGAAAGCATGAGTAAAGCAGATATTTCAACAGCCATGCTGCCAAAACCTGCACCTGCCCCGGAATACACTCTTGAGCAAAAGGGGCGCCTTACGTACCTAGCAGTTTGCACAGGATGCCATGCATATGAGGGAGTCTTACACGGCCCATCTATACGCTCAATCCAAGCCTTATACAAAGAGAAACCTTCTGAGCTTTCTAAGTACATTATATCACCAATACGTAAACGAGATGGTTTTCCTGAGATGCCCCCGCAAGCGTACCTAGGGGAAGAAACGATAAAAGCGATCTCAAATTATATTCTGAATGAATTAGAATAA
- a CDS encoding IS3 family transposase (programmed frameshift) yields MKKSRYTDSQIMAILKQAEAGTPVPELCREHGMSSATFYKWRAKYGGMDASLMARMKELEEENRRLKKMYAEERLKAEIVQEAFAKKVVKPSRRKEMAQQAVVTRGISIRLACDAFGISENCYRYHPRLDSENAEIADWLIKLIEQESDWGFGLCFDYLRNEKGFVWNHKRVYRIYCELALNLRVRPRRRLNRHKPEPLKQPLRQNQVWSMDFMHDQLSDGRTYRLFNVLDDFRREGLAIEAGFSLPAIRVIRTLSQLIEWRGKPSVIRCDNGPEFISHEFTEWARKHSIRIEYIQPGKPQQNAYIERFNRTARYSWVSKHLFETLEEVQDYATQWLWFYNHERPHKANGGRPPMKAA; encoded by the exons ATGAAAAAGTCACGTTATACCGACAGCCAGATCATGGCGATTTTGAAGCAAGCCGAAGCAGGCACACCAGTGCCTGAGCTGTGCCGTGAACACGGTATGAGCTCAGCTACATTCTATAAGTGGCGCGCCAAGTATGGAGGCATGGATGCTTCCTTGATGGCTCGCATGAAGGAGCTTGAGGAAGAAAACCGCCGTTTGAAGAAGATGTATGCGGAGGAGCGCCTTAAGGCAGAGATTGTCCAAGAGGCTT TTGCAAAAAAAGTGGTAAAGCCGTCTCGCCGTAAGGAGATGGCGCAACAGGCAGTAGTAACGCGAGGTATCAGCATCCGGTTGGCATGCGATGCCTTTGGTATCAGTGAAAACTGTTATCGTTACCACCCGAGGCTCGACTCTGAAAATGCGGAGATCGCAGACTGGTTGATCAAGCTGATAGAACAGGAGTCCGACTGGGGATTTGGTCTGTGCTTTGACTATCTTCGCAACGAGAAGGGATTTGTCTGGAATCATAAGCGGGTTTACCGCATTTACTGTGAACTGGCGTTAAATCTCAGAGTGAGGCCTCGTAGGCGGTTAAATCGGCATAAGCCTGAACCCCTAAAGCAGCCTCTGCGTCAGAATCAGGTGTGGTCGATGGACTTTATGCATGATCAGCTCTCGGATGGGCGTACATACCGTCTCTTCAACGTACTGGATGACTTCCGACGTGAGGGTTTAGCGATTGAAGCAGGCTTTTCATTGCCTGCGATAAGAGTTATCAGGACTCTGAGCCAGCTGATAGAGTGGCGAGGAAAACCGAGTGTTATCCGCTGCGATAACGGCCCTGAGTTCATCAGTCATGAATTTACGGAGTGGGCTCGTAAGCACTCAATCCGGATTGAGTATATTCAACCAGGGAAGCCGCAACAGAACGCTTATATCGAACGTTTTAACCGCACAGCGAGATATAGCTGGGTAAGTAAGCATCTGTTCGAAACCTTGGAAGAGGTTCAGGATTATGCAACGCAGTGGCTATGGTTTTACAATCATGAACGGCCACACAAAGCCAATGGCGGCAGGCCGCCGATGAAAGCGGCTTAA